Proteins from a genomic interval of Salinivibrio kushneri:
- the rpoE gene encoding RNA polymerase sigma factor RpoE, with translation MGEQLTDQVLIERVQNGDKQAFNLLVVKYQNKVCNLIARYVGTHSGDIPDIAQEAFIKAYRALPGFRGESAFYTWLYRIAVNTAKNHLVAQGRRPPGSDIDADEAENYESGGSLKEISNPENLMLSDELRQVVFSTIETLPDDLRTAITLRELDGLSYEEIAQVMDCPVGTVRSRIFRAREAVEKRIRPLMKR, from the coding sequence ATGGGCGAGCAGCTAACCGACCAGGTTCTAATAGAACGTGTACAGAATGGTGACAAGCAAGCTTTCAATCTGTTAGTCGTCAAATATCAGAATAAGGTATGTAACCTTATCGCCCGCTATGTCGGTACACACAGTGGCGATATTCCAGATATTGCGCAAGAGGCGTTTATCAAAGCGTATCGTGCATTGCCGGGATTTCGGGGCGAGAGTGCGTTTTATACTTGGCTGTATCGCATTGCTGTGAACACCGCAAAAAACCATTTGGTGGCGCAAGGACGACGTCCGCCAGGCAGCGATATTGATGCCGACGAAGCAGAAAATTACGAAAGTGGGGGGTCTTTAAAAGAAATATCGAACCCTGAAAACTTGATGTTGTCAGATGAGTTAAGACAGGTGGTATTTTCGACCATAGAAACACTGCCTGACGACTTAAGAACCGCAATTACCTTACGGGAGCTCGATGGGCTCAGTTATGAGGAAATTGCACAGGTAATGGATTGTCCAGTCGGTACGGTGCGGTCGCGTATTTTCCGAGCGCGTGAAGCGGTTGAAAAACGCATCCGGCCACTGATGAAACGGTAA